A stretch of the Bacillus sp. B-jedd genome encodes the following:
- a CDS encoding sensor histidine kinase, which produces MKGKKRNFKEATKSLFLQYTVIPISILIVLFFFFTIIIFKLILVHEANQAAGKIDKEISLVSKNYTEELKKITEHPAVMEYLEFHAQSNLVYEEFYSFNNKQKVRSIFHLADENGDVLLTSANLTSKAVNENIRSVIHRMAKNPKEILIDAGKNQYSHGKVTVLTMGKAIVKNNKVIGYSILQLYEEDFLNLIFAENADISVITDSYDTIIVSTNSVVKGLINKFRPQYSNNSDSYVDIKDATFFISEKSTDPNFKVYVLKTTKTHNAFILIYLVFIVIVSCVLYYLVKHLAEKMSSKNAHSIEKLLAAVSRLQTGDKNAYVEINSGDEFEVLANKFNTMLDNLNHLDTKNKELAEIQRKSEIKFLQSQFNPHFLFNVLETLRYTLLLNTNMAQEIIITLSKLLRYSINNGVPNVKLDKDLNYIEDYLKLHKMRFNDRLEYEILVPDEIRNTVIPKLLLQPVIENSIKYGFRNHSHLTIGIKGEIISDKIVLTVSDNGGGITEEQLKRINGWLSNPDSTLEHFGLYNVHRKLVLLFGEDYGLTINSEYGHGTTVEIMLPLHKGEWSHV; this is translated from the coding sequence ATGAAGGGTAAAAAGAGAAATTTTAAAGAAGCTACGAAATCTCTTTTTCTTCAATATACTGTCATTCCTATTTCTATTCTCATTGTTCTTTTTTTCTTTTTTACGATTATCATTTTTAAATTAATTCTTGTTCATGAAGCAAATCAGGCAGCGGGGAAAATAGACAAAGAAATCTCCCTTGTTAGCAAAAATTATACAGAGGAGTTAAAAAAGATTACAGAGCACCCGGCGGTAATGGAATACCTGGAGTTTCATGCCCAAAGTAATCTCGTGTATGAGGAATTTTATTCGTTTAATAACAAACAGAAAGTGCGCAGTATTTTCCATCTCGCTGATGAAAACGGGGATGTTTTATTAACCAGCGCTAACTTAACAAGCAAAGCTGTCAACGAAAATATCAGAAGTGTGATCCACCGGATGGCGAAGAATCCAAAGGAAATCCTCATCGATGCAGGGAAGAATCAATATTCACACGGCAAAGTCACGGTACTGACAATGGGCAAAGCCATTGTGAAAAATAACAAAGTCATTGGTTATTCTATTCTTCAATTATATGAAGAAGACTTTTTGAATTTGATTTTTGCAGAAAATGCCGATATATCAGTTATTACAGATTCCTATGATACAATTATTGTTTCCACAAACAGTGTGGTTAAAGGATTAATAAACAAATTCAGACCTCAATACAGCAACAATTCGGATTCCTATGTGGACATTAAAGATGCGACTTTTTTTATCAGCGAAAAAAGCACGGATCCGAATTTTAAGGTCTATGTTTTAAAAACAACAAAAACGCACAACGCCTTCATTTTAATTTACCTAGTATTTATAGTCATTGTAAGCTGCGTCCTGTACTATTTGGTGAAACATTTAGCAGAAAAGATGTCGTCAAAAAATGCCCATTCAATAGAAAAGCTACTCGCAGCAGTATCACGCTTGCAGACCGGAGATAAGAATGCCTATGTCGAGATTAACTCTGGAGATGAATTTGAGGTATTGGCGAATAAGTTCAATACAATGCTCGATAATTTAAATCATTTGGATACGAAGAACAAGGAGTTGGCAGAAATTCAGCGGAAGAGCGAAATAAAGTTTCTGCAAAGCCAGTTCAACCCTCACTTTTTGTTTAATGTATTGGAGACATTGCGCTACACGTTGCTGTTAAATACAAATATGGCTCAGGAAATCATTATCACTCTTTCAAAATTATTAAGGTACAGCATAAATAATGGAGTACCTAATGTTAAATTGGATAAAGATTTAAACTATATTGAAGACTATTTAAAACTGCATAAAATGAGATTCAATGACCGTCTAGAATACGAAATCCTCGTCCCCGATGAAATCAGGAACACGGTAATCCCAAAGTTGTTGCTTCAGCCCGTAATCGAGAATTCGATTAAATACGGCTTCCGCAACCATTCACACCTGACTATAGGGATAAAAGGGGAGATTATTTCTGATAAAATCGTCCTGACTGTTTCTGATAATGGAGGCGGGATTACGGAGGAGCAATTGAAAAGGATTAATGGCTGGTTATCGAACCCGGATAGTACACTCGAACATTTCGGGCTCTATAATGTCCATAGGAAACTAGTTCTCTTATTTGGCGAAGACTATGGATTAACCATAAACAGTGAATATGGTCATGGAACTACGGTAGAAATTATGCTTCCGCTGCATAAAGGGGAGTGGTCTCATGTATAA